From Chryseobacterium joostei, the proteins below share one genomic window:
- a CDS encoding NUDIX hydrolase yields the protein MKLLKYCPSCGKQSLHWDGEKKWSCPDCGFSLYNNVAGAVAVVIRFGDEIYLTRRNRDPRKGKLDLAGGFVDPKESAEETCKRELFEELQLDIDISNLKYLTSLPNIYQYKEIDYNTIDLFYEYNVSEKFEVNLELSEISEAVWIPLQELQLEDIAFDSQKRFFEDYLKK from the coding sequence ATGAAGTTATTGAAATATTGCCCAAGCTGTGGCAAACAGTCCTTGCATTGGGATGGCGAAAAGAAATGGAGCTGCCCTGATTGTGGTTTTTCACTTTATAACAATGTGGCGGGTGCTGTAGCAGTTGTCATCAGGTTTGGAGATGAGATTTATCTTACCAGAAGAAATAGGGACCCTAGAAAGGGAAAACTGGATTTGGCCGGAGGTTTCGTTGATCCAAAAGAAAGTGCAGAGGAAACCTGTAAAAGAGAACTTTTTGAAGAGCTTCAGCTTGACATTGATATTTCAAACCTGAAATACCTTACAAGTCTTCCCAATATTTACCAGTATAAGGAAATTGATTACAATACAATTGATCTCTTTTATGAATACAATGTTTCGGAAAAATTTGAGGTAAATCTGGAACTTTCAGAGATCTCAGAAGCGGTATGGATTCCTTTGCAGGAACTTCAGCTTGAAGATATCGCCTTTGATTCTCAGAAGAGATTCTTTGAGGATTATTTAAAGAAATAA
- a CDS encoding heme-binding domain-containing protein, whose amino-acid sequence MKTAKKIIFWVLVAFALIQFIPIDRVNKAVDSKVNFVQVKNTPEKVSTLLKNACYDCHSNETIYPKYAFIAPISWSVKSHVNEGRQHLNFSIWGTYNKELKENMLDRSIEALKHKTMPFPGYIVYHKEANLSEAERTLLIQYFEEMLKSKTY is encoded by the coding sequence ATGAAGACGGCAAAGAAAATCATATTTTGGGTTCTTGTAGCTTTTGCCCTAATCCAATTTATTCCTATCGATAGAGTTAATAAAGCTGTTGATTCCAAGGTGAATTTTGTTCAGGTTAAGAACACCCCGGAAAAAGTCAGTACATTGCTTAAAAACGCATGCTATGATTGTCATTCCAATGAAACGATCTATCCTAAATATGCTTTCATTGCACCTATTTCATGGTCTGTAAAGAGTCATGTAAATGAAGGGCGCCAACATCTTAACTTTTCTATTTGGGGAACCTATAACAAAGAGCTTAAGGAGAATATGCTAGATAGGTCTATTGAAGCTCTTAAACATAAGACAATGCCATTTCCCGGATATATTGTTTACCATAAGGAAGCCAATCTTTCAGAAGCTGAAAGGACACTGCTTATTCAGTATTTTGAAGAAATGTTGAAATCTAAGACCTATTAA
- a CDS encoding Ig-like domain-containing protein, whose amino-acid sequence MKRFLLLFVICFLVHSCARVGSPVGGPKDTLAPRFLSSNIDTTRINVKRDIHELRLDFDEYITLKDINKNLIISPPIKNIKRILPSNIANKFVLIQWTDTLQANTTYNFNFGNSIVDNNETNILRYFNFAFSTGDKLDDLYISGEVKDALEIKKKTGSNENKLVVGLYQVKDTMNYKQKPYYITKVDEDGYYELNYLSPGKYKIIAFDDENGNSVYDPGKEKIGFNKEVIDFEKSISGLNLKVYPSKKPLKYSEMKEIGGGILMTFEGHPEEVKVQSVNNDKLKDIKVTHRPKSDSVRIWFDAVKDNIGQETTEKLQFSYDIGSKQDTVSVFYKYNKKNAMDIVSDNGGGSLAPKSDFKIASAYIVDKIDPSKWVLKSDSLTTQEFTAAISNTNPYQIIVKSDFVSGKKYQLTIPKETVSSFYTKNTQSKRFDFEYDKVEQFGSLEFTLQNAPTSSYWIQLLDSSEKILYQKYTKGNIIKFDILKPEEYIVRILVDNNENKYWDEADFSNETFAEDAYVFYKKAVVRPLWETRENWDLKDTRTLDNPKGNSSSTAPTGLSANQEESVKTEVETKKEIKSDNAIITPVK is encoded by the coding sequence ATGAAAAGGTTTCTTTTATTATTTGTTATCTGTTTTCTTGTACACTCTTGTGCAAGAGTTGGGTCTCCTGTAGGAGGGCCTAAAGATACGCTGGCTCCAAGATTTTTAAGTTCAAATATTGATACCACAAGAATCAATGTAAAAAGAGATATTCACGAACTCCGTCTGGATTTTGATGAATATATTACATTAAAGGATATCAATAAAAACCTGATTATCTCTCCGCCAATCAAAAATATCAAGCGAATTCTTCCGTCTAATATTGCAAATAAATTTGTTCTTATCCAATGGACAGATACCCTTCAGGCAAATACCACTTACAATTTCAACTTTGGGAATTCAATTGTAGATAATAACGAGACTAATATTCTGCGTTATTTCAATTTTGCTTTCTCTACAGGGGATAAATTGGACGATTTATATATCAGTGGTGAGGTAAAAGATGCATTGGAAATCAAAAAGAAAACAGGGAGTAATGAAAATAAATTGGTTGTAGGACTGTATCAGGTAAAAGATACGATGAACTATAAGCAAAAGCCATACTATATTACGAAAGTAGATGAGGATGGATATTATGAACTGAATTACCTTTCTCCAGGGAAATATAAGATCATTGCTTTCGATGATGAAAACGGAAACTCCGTATATGATCCAGGAAAAGAAAAGATAGGATTTAATAAAGAAGTTATAGATTTTGAAAAATCCATTTCAGGATTAAACTTAAAAGTATATCCATCCAAGAAGCCTTTGAAATATTCAGAAATGAAAGAAATTGGTGGTGGAATTCTCATGACATTTGAGGGGCATCCCGAGGAAGTTAAAGTTCAGTCTGTTAATAATGACAAGCTTAAAGATATAAAGGTAACTCACCGTCCCAAATCAGATTCTGTGAGAATTTGGTTTGATGCTGTTAAAGATAACATAGGACAGGAAACTACAGAGAAGCTGCAGTTCAGCTACGATATTGGCAGTAAGCAGGATACTGTTTCTGTATTCTATAAATATAATAAGAAGAACGCAATGGATATTGTTAGTGATAATGGAGGTGGTTCATTAGCTCCAAAATCTGACTTTAAAATTGCTTCTGCATACATTGTTGATAAAATTGATCCATCAAAATGGGTGTTGAAAAGCGATAGTTTGACAACGCAGGAATTCACAGCTGCAATATCAAATACCAATCCATATCAGATTATCGTCAAATCAGATTTTGTAAGCGGGAAAAAATATCAACTTACCATTCCAAAAGAAACTGTTTCTTCTTTCTATACTAAAAATACACAATCAAAAAGATTCGATTTTGAATATGATAAAGTAGAGCAGTTTGGAAGTCTGGAATTTACACTTCAGAATGCGCCAACTTCAAGTTACTGGATTCAGCTATTGGATTCTTCTGAAAAGATATTGTATCAAAAATATACCAAAGGAAATATTATCAAGTTTGATATTCTGAAACCTGAAGAATATATCGTAAGGATATTGGTAGACAATAATGAAAACAAGTATTGGGATGAAGCTGATTTCAGTAATGAAACATTTGCAGAAGATGCTTACGTTTTCTATAAGAAAGCTGTGGTAAGACCTTTATGGGAAACCAGAGAAAATTGGGATCTGAAAGATACCAGAACACTTGATAATCCCAAAGGAAACTCTTCTTCAACAGCTCCTACAGGACTTTCTGCAAATCAGGAAGAATCTGTGAAGACAGAAGTAGAAACCAAAAAAGAAATAAAATCCGATAACGCAATTATAACTCCGGTAAAGTAG
- a CDS encoding serine hydrolase domain-containing protein, translating into MKTRNLVLILTVFLSLFSCKNKSESKEVSAENTTNLPNYGNVDLANVFTKADGQLSDKESLTGYIDQYYKKIWDGGDLSGGILVAKGDEILYENYRGFGREGNQMPIDKNTPLHVASVSKTLTAMAMMKLVEAGKIKLSDHLTQFFPGFPYPNVTVQTLLDQRSGLPKYEYFITKIQPVPAELSKPFITNQDVLNMIIKYKPDLARDTDTGFMYCNTNFALLALLVEKVTKTPFPQAMKEMVFTPLKMNNTYIFQEKDIPTAAQSFYYGANKLYPLDRLDLIYGDKNVYTTPRDLYNFSKAMFSKDFLKPELMQMVFTPYSNEKAGMNNYGLGFRMKIFDNGEKLTYHNGWWHGTNSVFAHLLKSKVTIVAIGNKYSNKVYTALALSGLFENFPVQQEKLQTVMNGSKDTLNSGHEVFGE; encoded by the coding sequence ATGAAGACGCGTAACTTAGTACTTATTTTAACTGTTTTTTTATCCCTTTTTTCCTGTAAAAATAAATCTGAATCCAAAGAGGTTTCTGCTGAAAACACGACCAATCTTCCCAATTATGGAAATGTAGATCTGGCTAATGTTTTTACAAAAGCAGATGGTCAGCTTTCTGATAAAGAATCATTAACCGGATATATAGATCAATACTATAAAAAAATATGGGATGGTGGTGACTTGAGCGGAGGTATATTAGTAGCAAAAGGTGACGAAATTCTGTATGAAAATTACAGAGGTTTCGGAAGAGAAGGAAATCAAATGCCGATTGATAAGAATACACCATTACACGTAGCTTCTGTTTCGAAAACTTTAACAGCTATGGCTATGATGAAATTGGTAGAAGCCGGAAAAATTAAACTTTCCGACCATCTTACCCAATTCTTTCCAGGGTTTCCTTACCCGAATGTTACCGTTCAAACTTTATTGGATCAAAGAAGTGGTCTTCCAAAATATGAATATTTCATCACTAAAATACAACCTGTTCCGGCAGAACTTTCCAAGCCATTCATAACCAATCAGGATGTATTGAATATGATCATCAAATATAAACCTGATTTGGCAAGAGATACCGATACAGGATTTATGTACTGTAATACTAATTTTGCTTTATTGGCTTTATTGGTTGAAAAAGTAACAAAGACTCCTTTTCCACAGGCGATGAAAGAAATGGTTTTTACTCCTTTAAAAATGAATAACACTTACATTTTTCAGGAAAAAGATATTCCAACAGCTGCACAGTCTTTCTATTATGGGGCAAATAAACTATATCCACTAGACAGATTGGATCTTATCTATGGAGATAAAAACGTGTACACTACGCCAAGAGATTTATATAACTTTTCAAAGGCTATGTTTTCAAAGGACTTCCTAAAGCCTGAGTTGATGCAGATGGTCTTTACACCTTACAGCAATGAAAAGGCTGGAATGAACAATTATGGTCTGGGCTTTAGAATGAAAATATTTGATAATGGTGAAAAGCTGACCTATCATAATGGATGGTGGCATGGGACCAATTCCGTATTTGCTCATCTATTAAAGTCCAAGGTTACCATTGTGGCGATTGGAAATAAATATTCAAATAAAGTGTATACAGCACTTGCACTATCCGGATTGTTTGAGAATTTCCCTGTACAGCAGGAAAAACTTCAAACTGTAATGAACGGCAGTAAAGATACTTTGAATAGCGGACACGAAGTTTTTGGAGAATAA
- a CDS encoding 2-hydroxyacid dehydrogenase: MKILLLDKNHPLITEQLLAQNFILEEDFTSSYDEVCQKIKNYDGIIIRSRIPLDKSFLEQGKNLKFIARVGAGMENIDIPAAEELGIQLINSPEGNRDSVAEHVVGMLLVIMNRLFIASQEVKNGIWKREENRGDELLGKTVGLIGYGNMGKATAKRLSGFGCKVIFHDILPGLSDEFATQVTLDELKQSAEVLSLHIPLTSETHYLVDKTFISEMKNDFYFVNTARGKNVETKSLVEALKMGKVKGVCLDVLEYEKSSFENIEIENEDLKYLLESEKAIVTPHIAGWTHQSKEKLAQFIVDKIVASHC, translated from the coding sequence ATGAAAATTCTCCTTTTAGATAAAAACCATCCTCTTATTACCGAACAGCTTTTAGCTCAAAACTTTATATTGGAAGAAGACTTTACGTCCTCTTATGATGAGGTTTGTCAGAAAATCAAAAATTATGACGGGATTATCATTAGAAGTAGAATTCCTTTGGACAAAAGTTTTTTAGAACAAGGAAAAAACCTGAAGTTTATTGCCAGAGTAGGAGCAGGAATGGAAAATATTGATATTCCGGCTGCAGAAGAACTAGGGATTCAACTTATTAATTCTCCGGAAGGTAATAGAGACTCAGTAGCAGAACATGTTGTAGGAATGCTTTTAGTGATCATGAACCGTCTTTTTATTGCTTCTCAAGAGGTAAAAAACGGAATCTGGAAGCGTGAAGAGAATAGAGGAGACGAATTATTAGGAAAAACAGTTGGTCTTATAGGATACGGAAATATGGGAAAAGCTACCGCTAAAAGACTTTCGGGGTTTGGATGTAAGGTAATTTTCCATGATATTCTTCCCGGACTTTCTGACGAATTTGCTACGCAGGTTACATTGGATGAACTGAAGCAATCTGCAGAAGTTCTGAGTTTACATATTCCACTGACTTCAGAAACACATTATCTGGTTGATAAAACATTCATTTCTGAAATGAAAAATGACTTCTATTTTGTGAATACAGCAAGAGGAAAAAATGTAGAAACTAAAAGTTTAGTAGAAGCGCTGAAAATGGGTAAGGTAAAAGGAGTTTGTTTAGACGTTTTGGAATACGAAAAGTCTTCTTTCGAAAATATTGAAATAGAAAATGAAGATTTAAAGTATCTGCTGGAATCTGAAAAAGCAATTGTAACACCACATATTGCAGGCTGGACGCATCAGAGTAAAGAAAAGCTGGCGCAGTTTATTGTAGATAAAATAGTAGCCTCACATTGCTAG
- a CDS encoding acyl-CoA thioesterase, translating into MAKIKKASESLTIMTNIVLPNETNSLRNLFGGELLAKMDRCASISAARHCERRVVTASVNHVSFNHPIPEGGVVVLESKVSRAFSTSMEVYVDVWSDDPINQKKIHTNSGIYTFVAVDEFNRPIPIPDMIPETEEEKERYAAAFRRKELSLILSGRMKPLESVELKKLFQEPEEPQTSKKDKK; encoded by the coding sequence ATGGCAAAAATAAAAAAAGCGTCAGAATCCCTGACTATCATGACTAATATCGTTCTTCCGAACGAAACGAACTCTTTAAGAAACCTTTTTGGCGGTGAGCTTTTAGCGAAAATGGACCGTTGTGCGTCTATTTCTGCAGCAAGACATTGCGAAAGAAGAGTAGTAACAGCATCAGTAAACCACGTTTCTTTCAATCACCCAATTCCTGAGGGAGGAGTAGTGGTTTTGGAATCTAAGGTTTCCAGAGCATTCTCTACTTCTATGGAAGTTTATGTGGATGTATGGTCAGACGATCCTATTAATCAGAAAAAAATTCATACTAATTCTGGGATCTATACCTTCGTTGCGGTAGATGAATTCAACCGTCCTATTCCTATTCCTGATATGATTCCGGAAACAGAAGAGGAAAAAGAAAGATATGCAGCTGCATTCCGTAGAAAAGAACTTTCATTAATCCTTTCCGGAAGAATGAAGCCTTTGGAATCAGTGGAGCTTAAGAAGTTATTCCAGGAGCCGGAGGAGCCGCAAACCTCTAAGAAAGATAAAAAATAA
- a CDS encoding TonB-dependent receptor — translation MKGLFFLGLTVGSVAFIQAQQKDSLKIREIEAVSFTKRLPVAKEIINVQKDLDGKNLGQDLPILLKNQTSIISTSDAGNGVGYTGFRIRGVSGSAINVMMNGVPYNDSESQGTFFVNVPDLTSSASQIVIQRGVGTSNNGVSAFGASINVISREPEEKFYFKTDDSYGSFNTYKYSAEVGSGKFWKNRLSVMGRYTRIHSDGYIDRASSDLHSYNFTALFEEGKTKLRLMAFGGKEKTYQAWNGITREMWETNPRFNNSGAIKDINGNVTGFYDNETDNYRQNHYQLLWEQKFDDRWNLETTFHYTKGKGYYENYKQRSSFSKYNLPDIIENGQTIKKSDFIRKKWLNNDFYGVVSTLYGKFENLDVNVGAVANQYYGRHYGNVTGVFYPQIDESEYYRNRSVKNEVSGFAKALFRMENFEFFGDLQLRSINYNTKILMAGDGEGADLDKNWLFFNPKAGVNYKINGGKIFLSYAHAHREPNRDDIMANNDVKPEKLHDFEAGLEKQFGFLSLTANVYYMYYVNQLVLNGQLNNVGAFIRTNSGKSYRRGVEIGALAKLSKQWEVSGNLTLSQNRNQDFNIEVGAAPVSLGNTQISFSPNMIANLGVKFNPTQNFRFALMNQYVGKQYIDNTEDKNLELKDYFLTDFNAQYQFKIGNNDIALKLLVNNLFNKKYVNNGSINDEGNPLYFAQAGTNFMFGISWKIQ, via the coding sequence ATGAAAGGATTATTTTTTTTAGGGCTTACTGTAGGCTCGGTAGCCTTTATCCAGGCTCAACAAAAGGATTCCCTGAAAATCAGGGAAATTGAAGCAGTCAGCTTTACCAAAAGACTTCCTGTTGCTAAGGAAATTATCAATGTTCAGAAAGATTTAGACGGGAAAAATTTGGGACAGGATCTTCCTATTCTTTTAAAAAATCAAACCTCCATCATCTCTACTTCGGATGCGGGAAATGGAGTAGGATATACTGGTTTTAGAATTCGTGGAGTATCAGGATCAGCAATAAATGTAATGATGAACGGTGTTCCTTACAATGATTCTGAAAGTCAGGGGACGTTTTTCGTCAATGTTCCGGACTTAACAAGCTCTGCATCACAGATCGTTATTCAAAGAGGAGTGGGGACTTCCAATAACGGGGTTTCTGCATTTGGGGCAAGTATCAACGTGATTTCAAGGGAGCCGGAAGAAAAGTTTTATTTTAAAACTGATGATAGCTATGGTTCTTTTAATACTTATAAATATTCAGCAGAGGTAGGTTCCGGAAAATTCTGGAAGAACCGTCTTTCTGTAATGGGAAGATATACCCGTATTCATTCTGATGGATATATAGACAGAGCCTCTTCAGATTTGCATTCTTACAACTTTACAGCTTTGTTTGAGGAAGGTAAAACGAAATTGCGTCTAATGGCTTTTGGAGGAAAAGAAAAAACCTATCAGGCCTGGAACGGAATCACGAGAGAAATGTGGGAAACAAATCCAAGATTCAACAATTCCGGTGCAATCAAGGATATCAATGGGAACGTAACAGGTTTCTATGATAATGAGACGGATAACTACAGACAAAACCATTATCAGTTGCTTTGGGAGCAAAAATTTGATGACCGTTGGAATTTGGAAACGACTTTTCATTACACCAAAGGAAAAGGATATTACGAAAATTACAAACAGAGAAGTTCTTTCTCAAAATACAATCTGCCTGATATTATTGAGAATGGACAGACTATTAAAAAATCAGATTTTATCAGAAAAAAATGGTTGAATAATGATTTTTACGGTGTTGTTTCAACGCTTTACGGTAAGTTTGAAAACCTTGATGTAAATGTTGGAGCAGTTGCCAATCAATATTATGGTAGGCATTACGGAAATGTTACCGGAGTATTTTATCCGCAGATTGACGAAAGTGAATATTACAGAAATCGTTCTGTGAAGAATGAGGTTTCTGGTTTTGCTAAAGCTTTATTCCGAATGGAAAATTTTGAATTCTTTGGTGATCTACAGCTTAGAAGTATCAACTATAATACTAAGATTTTAATGGCGGGAGACGGAGAAGGAGCCGACCTGGATAAAAACTGGCTGTTCTTTAATCCAAAAGCTGGGGTAAATTATAAAATCAATGGTGGAAAGATATTCTTATCCTATGCTCATGCCCATAGAGAACCAAACAGAGATGATATCATGGCTAACAATGATGTTAAGCCCGAAAAGCTTCATGATTTTGAAGCCGGTCTGGAAAAACAGTTTGGATTTTTATCCTTAACGGCGAATGTCTATTATATGTACTATGTTAATCAATTGGTTTTGAATGGGCAATTAAATAATGTAGGGGCATTCATCAGAACCAATTCAGGAAAGAGTTATAGAAGAGGAGTTGAAATAGGAGCATTGGCAAAACTATCGAAACAATGGGAGGTTTCAGGAAACCTAACGCTAAGCCAGAACAGAAATCAGGATTTTAATATAGAAGTTGGGGCTGCACCGGTAAGCTTGGGAAATACTCAGATTTCATTTTCTCCGAATATGATTGCTAATTTGGGAGTGAAATTTAATCCAACTCAAAATTTCCGGTTTGCTTTAATGAACCAATATGTTGGAAAACAATACATAGATAATACGGAAGATAAAAACTTAGAGCTTAAAGATTATTTCCTTACAGATTTTAATGCGCAGTACCAATTTAAAATTGGTAACAATGATATTGCATTAAAATTGTTGGTGAATAACCTGTTCAATAAAAAATATGTGAACAATGGTTCTATTAATGATGAGGGGAATCCCCTATATTTTGCACAGGCGGGAACTAACTTTATGTTCGGAATAAGCTGGAAAATTCAATAA
- a CDS encoding WG repeat-containing protein, with the protein MKNILIVLFVLISISAFSQTKSVKKIGAKNAAKTPVKKGNLVSKPNPDLVIINKDLPVLIPKKKGDKFGYVNQNGKFIIQPEYHIAVFFYEDCNLLNSPNEKARKYGTKDYATVEKDMISYRVDQSGKRVYQFKDSDLGKCKFEEYKHQLFQAYILNGFYGIIEKAKFVNAADYRQYQIYPQYQYLYIMEGDDVADPMIVASNNDKFGVIDVNNKIIVPFEYSNIKRNFSWKLGKMFEVTKDGKNYYYIDANNKTY; encoded by the coding sequence ATGAAAAATATACTGATTGTTTTATTCGTTTTAATTTCGATTTCTGCTTTTTCGCAGACCAAATCTGTGAAGAAAATTGGAGCTAAGAATGCCGCGAAGACCCCTGTGAAAAAAGGGAATTTAGTATCTAAGCCCAATCCTGATCTAGTGATTATCAATAAGGATCTTCCGGTTCTTATTCCTAAAAAGAAAGGGGATAAGTTTGGCTACGTCAATCAAAACGGAAAATTCATCATTCAGCCGGAATATCATATTGCCGTATTTTTTTATGAAGATTGTAATCTTCTGAATTCCCCAAATGAAAAAGCGAGAAAATACGGAACAAAGGATTATGCAACCGTAGAAAAGGATATGATTTCCTATCGTGTGGATCAATCTGGGAAAAGAGTTTATCAGTTTAAGGATTCAGATCTTGGAAAATGTAAGTTTGAGGAATACAAGCATCAGTTGTTTCAGGCTTATATTCTAAACGGATTTTATGGGATTATTGAAAAGGCAAAATTTGTGAATGCTGCAGATTATCGACAATATCAGATTTATCCTCAGTATCAATATCTTTATATCATGGAGGGAGATGACGTGGCTGATCCAATGATTGTTGCCTCTAACAATGATAAATTCGGGGTTATTGATGTTAATAACAAAATCATTGTTCCGTTCGAATATTCCAACATAAAAAGAAACTTCAGCTGGAAGCTTGGAAAGATGTTTGAAGTAACAAAAGATGGTAAAAACTACTATTACATTGATGCAAATAACAAAACCTACTAA